A window from Gallus gallus isolate bGalGal1 chromosome 7, bGalGal1.mat.broiler.GRCg7b, whole genome shotgun sequence encodes these proteins:
- the ITGA6 gene encoding integrin alpha-6 isoform X4, with protein sequence MAAALLLYLPLLPGLAGAFNLDAENVIGRRGEPGSLFGFSLAMHRQLQPQEKRLLLVGAPREKAFPSQQANRTGGLYSCDITSSDTRCTRVVFDEDTDPKMESKEDQWMGVTVQSQGPGGNVVTCAHRYEKRQYVNTVQETRDIIGRCYVLSQDLTIKDDMDNGVWSFCDGRLRGHEKFGSCQQGVAATFTRDYHYIVFGAPGTYNWKGVVRAEQKNQTFYDLGIFDDGPYEVGDESRQDKNLVPVPANSYLGLLFLTAVSDTHPDQFVYKTLPPSIQVDKSVDVMMNSYLGFSLDSGKGIVSQDEMTFVSGAPRANHSGAVVLLKKEKNQRALSLEHMFEGEGLASSFGYDVAVVDLNSDGWQDIVVGAPQYFDRSGDIGGAVYIYINQQGKWEGIKPIRLNGTADSMFGLAVENVGDINQDGYPDIAVGAPYDGFGKVYIYHGSKNGINTEPAQILDGEKTGTNFFGYSIAGNMDLDKNSYPDIAVGSLSDSVSVFRSRPVISITKSITVQPDKLDLKKKNPEDPSEIWMDVKACFQYTANPRNLNPRIKINYTFEAENERRQLGLPSRVRFKDYLSDQFTASTTLIGQNSKRCVTAKLVLQEKIKDKLRPIPIAVSVNIAGLESGSSSTRKERALPDLIPILNSNESETKITKVEFLKEGCGEDNECHSNLKLQYRFCTREGNEDRFTYLPIENGIPVLVLKDQKDIALEITVTNNPSDARNPQKDGEDAYEAKLIATFPDSLTYSAFREMRGYPEKQLTCGANQNGSQAECELGNPFKRNSNVTFYLILSTTKVNVDTTDLDINLKLETTSTQVNSTAITASAKVVLELLLSLTGVAKPSQVYFGGNIVGESAMKSEDNIGNLIEYEFRVTNLGRPLKTFGTASLDIQWPKEISNGKWLLYLMKIESKGLEKVSCQPQNEINVLHVAESHNSRRKREIAEKQLTDSKTFSLFSERKYKTLDCKVNAQCVDIRCPLKGFDSKASILLRSRLWNSTFLEEFSKMNYLDILVRASISVPAAAKNVKLTNEAAQVRVTVFPAKPVALYTGVPWWIIAVAIFAGVLMLALLVFLLWKCGFFQRSRYDDSVPRYHAVRIRKEEREIKDGKCKDLETKQWFTKWNENESYS encoded by the exons GTTGCTGGTTGGAGCTCCTCGGGAAAAGGCCTTTCCATCCCAACAAGCCAACAGAACGGGAGGGCTGTACAGCTGTGACATCACATCTTCAGATACGCGCTGCACGCGTGTTGTGTTTGATGAAGACA CTGACCCAAAGATGGAGAGCAAAGAAGACCAATGGATGGGTGTAACTGTCCAAAGTCAGGGGCCAGGAGGAAACGTGGTG ACATGTGCACATCGCTATGAGAAAAGGCAATATGTAAACACAGTGCAGGAAACCCGGGATATCATTGGAAGGTGCTACGTGCTGAGCCAGGATCTCACTATTAAGGATGATATGGATAATGGAGTATGGAGTTTTTGTGATGGCCGCTTAAGAGGCCATGAGAAGTTTGGTTCCTGTCAGCAAGGTGTTGCTGCTACTTTTACTAGAGACTATCATTACATTGTGTTTGGTGCCCCAGGCACTTACAATTGGAAAG GGGTGGTTCGTGCAGAGCAAAAGAATCAGACATTTTATGATCTGGGTATCTTTGATGATGGGCCTTACGAAGTTGGTGATGAGAGCCGCCAAGATAAGAATCTAGTTCCTGTTCCAGCTAACAGTTATTTAG GTCTTCTATTTTTGACAGCAGTATCTGATACTCATCCAGATCAGTTTGTATACAAAACGTTGCCTCCCAGCATACAGGTGGACAAATCAGTGGATGTAATGATGAATAGCTACTTAG GTTTCTCTTTGGATTCTGGTAAAGGAATTGTCTCCCAAGATGAGATGACTTTTGTGTCTGGTGCACCAAGGGCCAACCATAGTGGAGCAGTTGTTTtactgaaaaaggagaaaaatcagagaGCGCTTTCACTGGAGCACATGTTCGAAGGAGAAGGGCTGGCCTCTTCTTTTGGTTATGATGTGGCCGTTGTGGATCTGAACAGTGATGG ATGGCAAGATATTGTGGTTGGAGCCCCGCAATACTTTGATAGAAGTGGAGATATCGGTGGTGCTGTGTACATCTACATTAACCAGCAAGGCAAATGGGAAGGAATAAAACctattcgcttaaatgggacCGCTGACTCAATGTTTGGTCTCGCAGTTGAAAATGTTGGGGACATTAATCAGGACGGATATCCAG ATATTGCAGTAGGGGCTCCATATGATGGTTTTGGcaaagtatatatatatcatgGATCCAAGAATGGAATAAATACAGAACCAGCACAG ATTCTTGATGGTGAAAAAACAGGCACCAATTTCTTTGGTTACTCTATTGCTGGAAACATGGACCTGGATAAAAATTCCTACCCTGATATTGCTGTTGGTTCCCTTTCAGATTCTGTATCTGTGTTCAG ATCTCGACCTGTCATAAGCATTACAAAAAGCATTACAGTACAGCCTGACAAACTTGACCTGAAGAAAAAGAACCCTGAAGACCCCAGTGAAATATG GATGGATGTGAAAGCATGTTTTCAATATACTGCAAACCCTCGTAATTTAAATCCAAGAATAA AGATCAACTATAcatttgaagcagaaaatgagaggagACAATTAGGCCTGCCATCTAGGGTACGGTTTAAAGACTATCTATCCGATCAGTTCACTGCAAGTACCACCCTAATAGGGCAGAACTCAAAACGGTGCGTGACAGCCAAGCTTGTTCTGCAG gaaaaaattaagGATAAGCTGCGCCCGATCCCTATAGCAGTCAGTGTTAATATTGCTGGCCTGGAGTCTGGCTCATCATCCACCAGAAAAGAGAGAGCGCTTCCGGACCTGATACCCATACTAAATTCAAACGAATCTGAAACAAAGATCACAAAA GTGGAGTTCTTGAAAGAAGGATGTGGAGAAGATAATGAATGTCACAGCAATCTGAAACTTCAGTACCGGTTTTGCActagagaaggaaatgaagacagaTTTACCTATTTACCGAT tgaaaatggCATTCCAGTGCTTGTTTTAAAAGATCAGAAAGATATTGCCCTGGAAATAACAGTGACAAATAACCCATCTGACGCAAGAAATCCACAGAAAGATGGAGAAGATGCATATGAAGCTAAACTAATTGCAACGTTTCCAGATAGTCTGACTTATTCTGCATTCAGGGAGATGAGAGGATATCCT GAAAAACAGCTCACATGTGGTGCTAACCAAAATGGCTCTCAAGCAGAGTGTGAACTTGGAAATCCGTTCAAGAGAAATTCCAAC GTAACCTTTTATCTGATCTTAAGTACCACTAAAGTTAATGTTGATACAACAGACTTGGACATTAACCTCAAGCTGGAGAC AACAAGCACTCAAGTAAATTCAACTGCAATTACAGCCAGTGCTAAAGTGGTTCTTGAATTGCTTTTATCGCTCACAGG AGTGGCTAAGCCTTCTCAGGTATATTTTGGAGGTAACATCGTTGGTGAGAGTGCTATGAAATCTGAAGATAATATTGGAAACCTCATCGAGTACGAATTCAGA GTGACCAACTTGGGCAGGCCACTGAAAACATTTGGTACGGCTTCCCTGGACATCCAGTGGCCAAAAGAAATTAGTAATGGCAAATGGCTGCTGTATTTGATGAAAATAGAATCCAAGGGCTTGGAAAAAGTTTCCTGTCAACCACAGAATGAAATCAATGTTTTGCATGTTGCG gaatccCATAATTCAAGAAGAAAGCGTGAGATTGCGGAGAAGCAGCTTACAGACAGcaagacattttctttgttttcagaaagaaaatataagacCTTG GACTGCAAGGTGAATGCACAGTGCGTGGACATAAGATGTCCATTGAAGGGTTTTGACAGCAAGGCATCAATTTTGCTGCGTTCCAGACTGTGGAACAGTACTTTCTTGGAA GAATTTTCCAAAATGAACTACCTGGACATTCTTGTTAGAGCCTCAATcagtgttcctgctgcagctaAGAACGTCAAACTCACAAATGAAGCTGCTCAG gTGCGCGTTACTGTCTTTCCTGCAAAACCAGTAGCCCTTTATACAGGAGTGCCTTGGTGGATCATCGCAGTGGCTATTTTTGCTGGAGTACTGATGCTTGCACTCCTGGTATTCTTGTTATGGAAG
- the ITGA6 gene encoding integrin alpha-6 precursor, with the protein MAAALLLYLPLLPGLAGAFNLDAENVIGRRGEPGSLFGFSLAMHRQLQPQEKRLLLVGAPREKAFPSQQANRTGGLYSCDITSSDTRCTRVVFDEDTDPKMESKEDQWMGVTVQSQGPGGNVVTCAHRYEKRQYVNTVQETRDIIGRCYVLSQDLTIKDDMDNGVWSFCDGRLRGHEKFGSCQQGVAATFTRDYHYIVFGAPGTYNWKGVVRAEQKNQTFYDLGIFDDGPYEVGDESRQDKNLVPVPANSYLGFSLDSGKGIVSQDEMTFVSGAPRANHSGAVVLLKKEKNQRALSLEHMFEGEGLASSFGYDVAVVDLNSDGWQDIVVGAPQYFDRSGDIGGAVYIYINQQGKWEGIKPIRLNGTADSMFGLAVENVGDINQDGYPDIAVGAPYDGFGKVYIYHGSKNGINTEPAQILDGEKTGTNFFGYSIAGNMDLDKNSYPDIAVGSLSDSVSVFRSRPVISITKSITVQPDKLDLKKKNPEDPSEIWMDVKACFQYTANPRNLNPRIKINYTFEAENERRQLGLPSRVRFKDYLSDQFTASTTLIGQNSKRCVTAKLVLQEKIKDKLRPIPIAVSVNIAGLESGSSSTRKERALPDLIPILNSNESETKITKVEFLKEGCGEDNECHSNLKLQYRFCTREGNEDRFTYLPIENGIPVLVLKDQKDIALEITVTNNPSDARNPQKDGEDAYEAKLIATFPDSLTYSAFREMRGYPEKQLTCGANQNGSQAECELGNPFKRNSNVTFYLILSTTKVNVDTTDLDINLKLETTSTQVNSTAITASAKVVLELLLSLTGVAKPSQVYFGGNIVGESAMKSEDNIGNLIEYEFRVTNLGRPLKTFGTASLDIQWPKEISNGKWLLYLMKIESKGLEKVSCQPQNEINVLHVAESHNSRRKREIAEKQLTDSKTFSLFSERKYKTLDCKVNAQCVDIRCPLKGFDSKASILLRSRLWNSTFLEEFSKMNYLDILVRASISVPAAAKNVKLTNEAAQVRVTVFPAKPVALYTGVPWWIIAVAIFAGVLMLALLVFLLWKCGFFKRSKKDHYDATYHKAEIHAQPSDKERLTSDA; encoded by the exons GTTGCTGGTTGGAGCTCCTCGGGAAAAGGCCTTTCCATCCCAACAAGCCAACAGAACGGGAGGGCTGTACAGCTGTGACATCACATCTTCAGATACGCGCTGCACGCGTGTTGTGTTTGATGAAGACA CTGACCCAAAGATGGAGAGCAAAGAAGACCAATGGATGGGTGTAACTGTCCAAAGTCAGGGGCCAGGAGGAAACGTGGTG ACATGTGCACATCGCTATGAGAAAAGGCAATATGTAAACACAGTGCAGGAAACCCGGGATATCATTGGAAGGTGCTACGTGCTGAGCCAGGATCTCACTATTAAGGATGATATGGATAATGGAGTATGGAGTTTTTGTGATGGCCGCTTAAGAGGCCATGAGAAGTTTGGTTCCTGTCAGCAAGGTGTTGCTGCTACTTTTACTAGAGACTATCATTACATTGTGTTTGGTGCCCCAGGCACTTACAATTGGAAAG GGGTGGTTCGTGCAGAGCAAAAGAATCAGACATTTTATGATCTGGGTATCTTTGATGATGGGCCTTACGAAGTTGGTGATGAGAGCCGCCAAGATAAGAATCTAGTTCCTGTTCCAGCTAACAGTTATTTAG GTTTCTCTTTGGATTCTGGTAAAGGAATTGTCTCCCAAGATGAGATGACTTTTGTGTCTGGTGCACCAAGGGCCAACCATAGTGGAGCAGTTGTTTtactgaaaaaggagaaaaatcagagaGCGCTTTCACTGGAGCACATGTTCGAAGGAGAAGGGCTGGCCTCTTCTTTTGGTTATGATGTGGCCGTTGTGGATCTGAACAGTGATGG ATGGCAAGATATTGTGGTTGGAGCCCCGCAATACTTTGATAGAAGTGGAGATATCGGTGGTGCTGTGTACATCTACATTAACCAGCAAGGCAAATGGGAAGGAATAAAACctattcgcttaaatgggacCGCTGACTCAATGTTTGGTCTCGCAGTTGAAAATGTTGGGGACATTAATCAGGACGGATATCCAG ATATTGCAGTAGGGGCTCCATATGATGGTTTTGGcaaagtatatatatatcatgGATCCAAGAATGGAATAAATACAGAACCAGCACAG ATTCTTGATGGTGAAAAAACAGGCACCAATTTCTTTGGTTACTCTATTGCTGGAAACATGGACCTGGATAAAAATTCCTACCCTGATATTGCTGTTGGTTCCCTTTCAGATTCTGTATCTGTGTTCAG ATCTCGACCTGTCATAAGCATTACAAAAAGCATTACAGTACAGCCTGACAAACTTGACCTGAAGAAAAAGAACCCTGAAGACCCCAGTGAAATATG GATGGATGTGAAAGCATGTTTTCAATATACTGCAAACCCTCGTAATTTAAATCCAAGAATAA AGATCAACTATAcatttgaagcagaaaatgagaggagACAATTAGGCCTGCCATCTAGGGTACGGTTTAAAGACTATCTATCCGATCAGTTCACTGCAAGTACCACCCTAATAGGGCAGAACTCAAAACGGTGCGTGACAGCCAAGCTTGTTCTGCAG gaaaaaattaagGATAAGCTGCGCCCGATCCCTATAGCAGTCAGTGTTAATATTGCTGGCCTGGAGTCTGGCTCATCATCCACCAGAAAAGAGAGAGCGCTTCCGGACCTGATACCCATACTAAATTCAAACGAATCTGAAACAAAGATCACAAAA GTGGAGTTCTTGAAAGAAGGATGTGGAGAAGATAATGAATGTCACAGCAATCTGAAACTTCAGTACCGGTTTTGCActagagaaggaaatgaagacagaTTTACCTATTTACCGAT tgaaaatggCATTCCAGTGCTTGTTTTAAAAGATCAGAAAGATATTGCCCTGGAAATAACAGTGACAAATAACCCATCTGACGCAAGAAATCCACAGAAAGATGGAGAAGATGCATATGAAGCTAAACTAATTGCAACGTTTCCAGATAGTCTGACTTATTCTGCATTCAGGGAGATGAGAGGATATCCT GAAAAACAGCTCACATGTGGTGCTAACCAAAATGGCTCTCAAGCAGAGTGTGAACTTGGAAATCCGTTCAAGAGAAATTCCAAC GTAACCTTTTATCTGATCTTAAGTACCACTAAAGTTAATGTTGATACAACAGACTTGGACATTAACCTCAAGCTGGAGAC AACAAGCACTCAAGTAAATTCAACTGCAATTACAGCCAGTGCTAAAGTGGTTCTTGAATTGCTTTTATCGCTCACAGG AGTGGCTAAGCCTTCTCAGGTATATTTTGGAGGTAACATCGTTGGTGAGAGTGCTATGAAATCTGAAGATAATATTGGAAACCTCATCGAGTACGAATTCAGA GTGACCAACTTGGGCAGGCCACTGAAAACATTTGGTACGGCTTCCCTGGACATCCAGTGGCCAAAAGAAATTAGTAATGGCAAATGGCTGCTGTATTTGATGAAAATAGAATCCAAGGGCTTGGAAAAAGTTTCCTGTCAACCACAGAATGAAATCAATGTTTTGCATGTTGCG gaatccCATAATTCAAGAAGAAAGCGTGAGATTGCGGAGAAGCAGCTTACAGACAGcaagacattttctttgttttcagaaagaaaatataagacCTTG GACTGCAAGGTGAATGCACAGTGCGTGGACATAAGATGTCCATTGAAGGGTTTTGACAGCAAGGCATCAATTTTGCTGCGTTCCAGACTGTGGAACAGTACTTTCTTGGAA GAATTTTCCAAAATGAACTACCTGGACATTCTTGTTAGAGCCTCAATcagtgttcctgctgcagctaAGAACGTCAAACTCACAAATGAAGCTGCTCAG gTGCGCGTTACTGTCTTTCCTGCAAAACCAGTAGCCCTTTATACAGGAGTGCCTTGGTGGATCATCGCAGTGGCTATTTTTGCTGGAGTACTGATGCTTGCACTCCTGGTATTCTTGTTATGGAAG